Proteins co-encoded in one Papaver somniferum cultivar HN1 chromosome 5, ASM357369v1, whole genome shotgun sequence genomic window:
- the LOC113280530 gene encoding FBD-associated F-box protein At3g52670-like has product MRVTGYFRLSVNYATHLPRSFCFPKLESLHLSGIRFTDDCCWNEQHFSNCPVLESLTLEDCTWFDVTNFCISIPTLKFLEILNLREDGLFNLAYTENGLRNCALKIDAPNLESLVYCGSLAKEYVLSSFQRLEFAEVFLGGYDGEQPIGYGAAATTNLPHDLDELFLKEGKTTDKSLFLWLKALPNLRCLSLEESCVADNIEEEHSCADHMLFAAGCIFQHLETVYIGPYSGNGRLMRWVKLILKTANALKAVILRLRSGDAINKEALMSDLRSLPRASHGCEFGFIELGY; this is encoded by the exons ATGCGAGTCACTGGTTACTTTCGGCTAAGCGTGAATTATGCTACCCATCTTCCTAGAAGTTTCTGTTTTCCAAAACTCGAGAGCCTTCATCTCTCTGGAATCCGTTTTACTGATGATTGCTGCTGGAATGAGCAACACTTTTCTAATTGCCCTGTCCTTGAAAGTTTGACTTTGGAAGACTGTACTTGGTTTGACGTGACGAATTTCTGCATATCAATTCCTACACTGAAATTTTTAGAAATTTTAAACTTGAGAGAAGATGGTTTATTTAACTTGGCATATACTGAAAATGGTTTACGAAACTGTGCTCTCAAAATTGATGCACCAAATCTAGAGTCACTTGTCTATTGTGGTAGTTTGGCGAAGGAATATGTTCTTTCCAGCTTTCAAAGACTAGAATTTGCTGAAGTTTTTCTTGGTGGATACGATGGTGAACAACCAATAGGTTATGGTGCAGCAGCAA CAACTAACTTGCCTCATGATTTGGACGAGTTGTTCCTGAAAGAAGGAAAAACCACTGATAAATCACTATTTCTATGGCTCAAAGCACTTCCTAATTTGAGGTGTCTCTCTCTTGAAGAG AGCTGCGTTGCCGACAATATTGAAGAAGAACACAGTTGCGCTGATCATATGTTGTTTGCTGCTGGATGCATCTTTCAACACCTAGAGACAGTTTACATTGGGCCTTACAGTGGGAACGGGAGGCTGATGAGATGGGTGAAACTGATATTGAAGACTGCAAATGCTTTGAAAGCTGTGATACTTCGTCTAAGAAGTGGTGATGCGATAAATAAAGAAGCACTAATGTCAGACTTACGAAGTCTTCCTAGAGCCTCCCATGGATGTGAGTTTGGGTTTATAGAGTTAGGGTACTGA